In a single window of the Diospyros lotus cultivar Yz01 chromosome 10, ASM1463336v1, whole genome shotgun sequence genome:
- the LOC127811609 gene encoding uncharacterized protein LOC127811609 — protein sequence MSNRQFSSASRKKKHKERPHPLRDLNDVAINASSSSSSSSASSVSSFMSIEAPRARGCLRFFLSNSSSASKIPPHPHRRRRAGTSLPKATATKPKSAPLNAGNHPKLPSSCSSFSRSNNTNKPLKENLPKPTSQKPPCLYQSQYGGKKVTSNPAPTAKPLSVGLTIHSASGSQRQQQQCSLTTMDGISVEPSSPLNLPGLSTVADNSTFTTLASCDSALGCEFGDNLVEEVSTTAIPAAAAAASTTTPPAQASVSPEIQGGSSILLSSAATPACYGAGHIVSGVNDRRKCRARGILTVGKFNSGCGKENIFDNGDDVEILSKSRTSLVPLPAEASMRWLCDENPKIDPGNGLSNCIKKSLGSVTQHSLPSPSSGHGISSGVGDVFEYSNITSSSASSRGRTRITLLSPGGNPASRGLSGASFNEMAGCSMPVSPHATPTSDAQKHREHRYRLSGKSPLFSFGSLDSDNVIRTPQSDVTSGGRVILSSSDAHDHQKHDFGSEIDSLVKVLLRASLSPQSHLSIWDTPGSGFQLPSLNLPSNSIDLPKFPGAWDHSTSCISSSTFEEMSRSQVRVSWRDGLASRIFEMDEFDCCRYFSDDENNPNECSNGNFKASPNHELALKSGTILNFSNGFCSPETVGHEKTYDGELKEKFPPQRSNLCAESICIDGGLVASGDSDWTLCYKNQLFEL from the coding sequence ATGTCCAATCGACAGTTTTCATCAGcatcaaggaagaagaagcacaAGGAGCGGCCACATCCATTGCGGGATCTCAACGACGTCGCCATCaacgcttcttcttcttcttcttcttcctctgcttcttcagTTTCCTCGTTTATGTCTATTGAGGCCCCCAGAGCCAGAGGTTGTCTTCGCTTCTTCCTTTCGAATTCTTCTTCGGCTTCAAAAATTCCTCCTCATCCCCATAGAAGGAGACGCGCCGGCACAAGTCTTCCCAAGGCTACCGCCACCAAGCCCAAATCAGCCCCCTTAAATGCTGGCAACCATCCAAAACTACCCTCCTCCTGCTCTTCCTTTTCCAGATCTAATAATACCAACAAGCCTCTCAAAGAAAACCTACCAAAACCCACTTCACAAAAACCTCCTTGTCTCTATCAGTCGCAGTACGGAGGGAAGAAGGTTACATCAAACCCTGCCCCAACCGCAAAGCCTCTCTCTGTGGGTCTTACGATTCATTCGGCATCTGGATCTCAACGGCAGCAGCAGCAATGTTCGCTGACGACCATGGATGGCATATCAGTTGAGCCCTCAAGTCCCCTAAATTTACCTGGTTTGAGCACTGTTGCTGACAATTCTACTTTCACTACGTTAGCATCCTGTGATTCTGCTTTGGGATGTGAATTTGGCGATAATCTTGTGGAAGAAGTCTCTACTACTGCAATCCCtgccgctgctgctgctgcaagtACTACAACACCTCCTGCTCAGGCCTCTGTGTCTCCAGAGATTCAAGGTGGGTCATCTATTCTGCTTTCATCTGCGGCAACTCCTGCTTGTTATGGTGCTGGGCATATTGTTTCTGGGGTGAACGACAGGAGGAAATGCAGAGCCAGGGGCATTCTTACAGTAGGTAAATTTAACTCCGGCTGTggtaaagaaaacatttttgacAATGGCGACGATGTAGAAATTCTCAGTAAATCTAGGACCTCTTTGGTTCCTCTTCCAGCTGAAGCTTCAATGCGTTGGCTGTGTGATGAGAATCCAAAGATTGATCCTGGAAATGGGTTGTCAAACTGTATCAAAAAATCGTTAGGCTCTGTGACTCAGCATTCTCTACCTTCGCCTTCATCAGGTCATGGAATTTCTTCAGGCGTAGGCGACGTTTTTGAGTATAGTAACATCACTAGTTCCAGCGCAAGTAGCAGGGGGAGGACTAGGATAACTTTGCTTTCCCCTGGTGGAAACCCCGCATCTCGAGGTCTTTCCGGGGCATCATTCAATGAAATGGCAGGCTGTTCAATGCCTGTTTCCCCCCATGCTACCCCTACTAGTGATGCACAAAAGCATAGAGAACATAGATATCGTCTTTCCGGGAAAAGCCCTCTATTCTCTTTTGGCTCCTTGGATAGTGATAATGTTATTCGAACTCCACAGTCTGATGTGACTTCAGGTGGACGGGTTATACTGTCTTCATCAGATGCACATGATCATCAAAAACATGATTTTGGATCTGAAATTGATTCGTTGGTTAAGGTTCTTTTAAGGGCATCCTTATCTCCACAGTCCCATTTATCAATATGGGATACACCTGGTTCAGGTTTTCAGTTGCCAAGCTTGAATTTACCTTCCAATTCCATAGACCTTCCCAAGTTTCCAGGTGCTTGGGATCACAGTACTTCATGTATTTCTAGTTCTACTTTTGAGGAAATGTCACGGTCTCAGGTGAGAGTTTCGTGGAGGGATGGACTGGCAAGTCGGATATTTGAGATGGATGAGTTCGATTGCTGCAGATATTTTTCAGATGACGAGAACAATCCTAATGAATGCAGTAATGGCAATTTCAAAGCCAGTCCGAATCATGAGCTTGCTTTAAAGTCGGGaaccattttaaattttagcaatgGTTTCTGCTCTCCTGAAACTGTTGGCCATGAAAAAACATATGATGGAGAATTAAAAGAGAAGTTTCCACCACAGAGATCCAATCTGTGTGCAGAGTCCATATGCATTGATGGTGGACTAGTTGCTTCAGGGGATTCAGATTGGACCTTGTGCTACAAAAACCAGTTGTTTGAACTGTAA